The following coding sequences lie in one Xanthomonas hortorum pv. pelargonii genomic window:
- the minE gene encoding cell division topological specificity factor MinE yields the protein MGLLDFLKSKKNTAETAKNRLQIIIAQERNHRGGPDYLPLLQRELLEVIKKYVNIDADAVRVDLVKDGEHDVLDISVALPEDGDK from the coding sequence ATGGGCCTGCTCGATTTTCTCAAGAGCAAGAAGAACACCGCCGAGACGGCCAAAAACCGCTTGCAGATCATCATTGCGCAGGAGCGCAACCATCGCGGAGGTCCGGACTACCTGCCGCTGCTGCAGCGCGAATTGCTGGAAGTGATCAAGAAGTACGTCAACATCGATGCCGATGCGGTACGGGTTGATCTGGTCAAGGACGGCGAACACGACGTGCTGGATATCTCGGTCGCGTTGCCGGAAGACGGCGACAAGTAA
- a CDS encoding sensor histidine kinase, with the protein MAKQRPLGRRVLVWLFGYTLLMTLAVFGTAQYLHERAEHGVWRSLLNSELDSILDRSAQDPGYRWQDSDTLRLYRVDDSAALPPVLRTLHPGLHDELEIAGRQSAVMVRDTAQAGRLALVLDITDFEALEKFLTRWMLAAGVALISVTLVMGTYAMARLVRPLVELARDIGALRPERRAQRIAVGPQGSAELYVIADALNDYLERNGQFVERERAFIDSASHELRTPIAVIGNAAELALEQPGTPPAVRHQLERIAHTSGAVEQLITLLLVLAKDPGRLSCGNDTLRLDQLLPEIVADHAHLCADKDLQVVIDPLPACSLTAPVAIVQTAIGNLLRNAIENSDRGIIRVSLSPPGVVRIADPGHGMTPEEISAIYARLARGNARQGNGIGLELIGRLCEHLGWHLHLDSSAGQGTVATLDLSGSTIATGLQG; encoded by the coding sequence ATGGCTAAGCAGCGACCGTTGGGCCGCCGCGTCCTGGTGTGGTTGTTCGGCTACACGTTGTTGATGACGCTGGCGGTGTTCGGCACCGCGCAGTATCTGCACGAGCGCGCCGAGCACGGCGTCTGGCGCTCGCTGCTCAACTCCGAACTGGACAGCATTCTGGACCGCAGCGCCCAGGATCCGGGCTACCGCTGGCAGGATTCGGACACCTTGCGGCTGTACCGCGTCGATGACAGTGCGGCGCTGCCGCCGGTGTTGCGCACGTTGCATCCCGGCCTGCACGACGAACTGGAAATCGCCGGCCGCCAGAGTGCGGTGATGGTGCGCGACACCGCGCAGGCCGGTCGCCTGGCGCTGGTACTGGACATCACCGATTTCGAAGCGCTGGAAAAATTTCTCACCCGCTGGATGCTCGCCGCGGGTGTCGCGCTGATCAGCGTCACCTTGGTGATGGGCACCTATGCGATGGCGCGGCTGGTGCGGCCGTTGGTCGAGCTGGCACGCGATATCGGCGCGCTGCGCCCGGAGCGGCGCGCGCAACGTATCGCCGTGGGCCCGCAGGGCAGTGCCGAGCTGTACGTCATCGCCGATGCGCTCAACGATTATCTCGAGCGCAACGGCCAGTTCGTGGAGCGCGAACGCGCCTTCATCGACAGCGCCAGTCATGAGTTGCGCACCCCGATCGCGGTGATCGGCAACGCCGCCGAACTGGCGCTGGAACAGCCCGGTACACCGCCTGCGGTGCGTCATCAGCTTGAGCGCATCGCGCACACCAGCGGTGCGGTGGAGCAGCTGATCACCTTGTTGCTGGTGCTGGCCAAGGACCCCGGACGGCTGAGCTGCGGCAACGACACGCTGCGCCTGGATCAGTTATTGCCGGAGATCGTCGCCGACCACGCGCATCTATGTGCCGACAAGGATCTGCAGGTGGTCATCGACCCATTGCCGGCGTGCAGCCTGACCGCGCCGGTAGCCATCGTGCAGACCGCCATCGGCAACCTGCTGCGCAACGCGATCGAGAACAGCGACCGCGGCATCATCCGCGTCTCGCTCTCTCCACCGGGCGTGGTGCGCATCGCCGACCCGGGCCATGGCATGACGCCGGAAGAAATCAGTGCCATCTATGCGCGGCTGGCACGCGGCAATGCACGCCAGGGCAACGGCATCGGGCTGGAGTTGATCGGGCGCCTATGCGAGCACCTGGGCTGGCATCTGCATCTGGATTCCAGCGCAGGGCAGGGCACAGTGGCGACGCTGGATCTGTCCGGCTCGACGATTGCGACCGGGCTGCAGGGATAA
- a CDS encoding response regulator transcription factor, translating to MRLLVIEDNRNMVANLFEYFEARGHTLDAAPDGITGLHLATTQHYDVLVLDWMMPRMDGPEVLRRLREQHQSELPVIMLTARDELPDKIAGFRAGADDYLTKPFALPELEVRIEALLARAHGRRRGKLLQVADLRLDLSTLEATRAGQALHLYPACRKLLEVLMQASPAAVTRQRLEQSLWADDPPDGDMLRSHIYELRRSVDGPFAQKLIHTLPRLGYRLAVLDGASALATGESIDG from the coding sequence ATGCGGCTGCTGGTCATCGAAGACAACCGCAACATGGTCGCCAATCTGTTCGAGTATTTCGAAGCGCGCGGGCACACCCTGGACGCCGCGCCGGACGGCATCACCGGCCTGCATCTGGCCACCACCCAGCATTACGACGTGCTGGTGCTGGACTGGATGATGCCGCGCATGGACGGCCCGGAAGTGCTGCGCCGCCTGCGCGAGCAGCACCAGTCCGAGTTGCCGGTGATCATGCTCACCGCGCGCGACGAACTGCCCGACAAGATCGCCGGGTTCCGCGCCGGAGCCGACGACTACCTGACCAAGCCTTTCGCGCTGCCCGAACTGGAAGTGCGCATCGAGGCCTTGCTGGCGCGCGCGCACGGCCGCCGTCGCGGCAAGCTGCTGCAGGTGGCCGACCTGCGGCTGGATCTGTCCACGCTGGAAGCCACCCGTGCGGGCCAGGCGCTGCATCTGTATCCGGCCTGCCGCAAGTTGCTGGAAGTGCTGATGCAGGCCAGCCCCGCCGCCGTCACCCGGCAACGGCTGGAGCAATCGTTGTGGGCCGACGACCCGCCCGATGGCGACATGCTGCGCTCGCATATCTACGAATTGCGCCGCAGCGTGGACGGCCCGTTTGCGCAGAAGTTGATCCACACCTTGCCGCGGCTCGGCTACCGGCTGGCCGTGCTGGATGGCGCCAGCGCGCTTGCCACAGGCGAATCCATCGATGGCTAA
- a CDS encoding ArnT family glycosyltransferase, with the protein MRVSPAISAAVSRQRMLLVALALIVVSLLAGLGLRQPNPPDEPRFVLAARGMVETGQWLLPHRGSELYAEKPPVFMWLQAASYQLVPHWPVAFLLPSLLAALATLWLTWDLTRRLWNRRVARYAVLALFAVLQFGLMAKRAQIDMVLVALTTLSLWGMLRHPLRGPDWRAWTLGVFAAGVGTVTKGVGFLPLLLLLPWVALPRKHWSVLPARAQAGRSWLLVVPAFLAGTAVWLGPLCIALLQSNDPVLHAYAHELLFKQTGTRYAHAWHHVKPVWYYLQVIATLWLPGCLLLPWLLPAWWRRLQRGDPRYVLLLAWSVLVLVFFSASPGKREVYIFPMLPALCIAAAPLLAGLLRKRGIGVLLTGYVLLLAVAALALGIGIALHLHWAENTALKRGMDLASMQSVGVWLIALGMVAFAALAWSRGKRAGTAVVVVTAALWIVYGLGLMPALDPYSSAARLMQRVGQRIGPDAELGMLAWREQNMLQADRAVTDFGFKTSWQQQWDKAGPWLAHAPEKRWLFVLKQAVPACIDQAQRIDIGESNRNQWQLVPGTAWHAGCIATASDTEQTGSDGDTD; encoded by the coding sequence GTGCGCGTGTCGCCTGCCATCTCTGCCGCTGTGTCCCGTCAACGCATGCTGCTGGTTGCGCTGGCGCTGATCGTTGTCAGCCTGCTGGCCGGCCTTGGCTTACGTCAGCCCAATCCGCCGGACGAGCCGCGCTTTGTGCTGGCCGCACGCGGCATGGTCGAGACCGGTCAGTGGCTGCTGCCGCATCGCGGCAGCGAGTTATATGCCGAAAAACCACCGGTGTTCATGTGGTTGCAGGCCGCCAGTTATCAGCTGGTGCCGCACTGGCCGGTCGCCTTTCTGTTGCCTTCGCTACTGGCCGCGCTCGCCACGCTGTGGTTGACCTGGGACCTGACCCGGCGGTTATGGAATCGGCGCGTAGCGCGCTACGCGGTGCTGGCGTTGTTTGCGGTGCTGCAGTTCGGCCTGATGGCCAAGCGTGCGCAGATCGACATGGTGCTGGTGGCGCTAACCACGCTGTCGTTGTGGGGGATGCTGCGGCATCCGCTGCGCGGGCCGGACTGGCGCGCGTGGACGCTGGGAGTGTTCGCGGCCGGCGTGGGAACGGTGACCAAAGGCGTGGGCTTTTTGCCACTGCTGCTGTTGCTGCCGTGGGTGGCGCTGCCGCGCAAGCACTGGAGTGTGTTGCCAGCACGTGCGCAGGCAGGGCGCAGCTGGTTGTTGGTAGTGCCGGCGTTTCTGGCCGGCACTGCGGTGTGGCTGGGGCCGCTTTGCATCGCGCTCCTGCAAAGCAACGACCCGGTGCTGCATGCGTACGCGCATGAGTTGTTGTTCAAGCAGACCGGCACCCGTTACGCACACGCGTGGCATCACGTGAAGCCGGTCTGGTACTACCTGCAGGTGATCGCCACGCTGTGGTTGCCCGGCTGCCTGTTGTTGCCCTGGCTGCTGCCGGCCTGGTGGCGACGACTACAGCGCGGCGATCCGCGCTATGTGCTGCTGCTTGCCTGGAGCGTGTTGGTGCTGGTGTTTTTCAGCGCAAGCCCGGGCAAGCGTGAGGTGTACATCTTTCCGATGCTGCCAGCGTTGTGCATTGCCGCCGCACCGCTATTGGCCGGGCTGCTGCGCAAGCGTGGTATCGGCGTATTGCTGACCGGCTATGTGCTGCTGCTTGCGGTAGCCGCACTGGCATTGGGTATCGGGATCGCACTGCATCTGCATTGGGCGGAAAACACGGCGCTCAAGCGCGGGATGGATCTGGCCTCGATGCAGTCGGTGGGTGTCTGGTTGATCGCCCTGGGCATGGTCGCGTTTGCCGCGCTTGCATGGTCGCGCGGCAAACGCGCCGGCACAGCGGTGGTGGTGGTGACCGCAGCGCTGTGGATCGTGTATGGCCTGGGTTTGATGCCGGCATTGGATCCCTATAGCTCGGCCGCGCGATTGATGCAGCGTGTCGGTCAACGCATCGGCCCGGATGCCGAACTCGGCATGCTGGCCTGGCGCGAGCAGAACATGCTGCAGGCGGATCGGGCAGTGACCGACTTCGGCTTCAAGACGTCTTGGCAGCAGCAATGGGACAAGGCCGGTCCGTGGCTTGCACATGCGCCGGAGAAACGTTGGTTATTCGTCCTCAAGCAGGCTGTGCCGGCGTGTATCGATCAGGCGCAACGCATCGATATCGGCGAATCCAATCGCAATCAATGGCAACTGGTGCCGGGCACCGCGTGGCACGCCGGTTGCATCGCCACTGCGTCCGACACCGAACAAACCGGTAGCGATGGCGATACAGACTGA
- a CDS encoding phosphatase PAP2 family protein, translated as MSTLPVHAPVLVRIAPDVGARFFVRHLWMPLTGVLLLSALLMGAGGDQWIADVLYRLEGGQWLLKEHWFTSGVVHRAGKWLSTTAGVCVLLLAVAAWLTPRMRALRWPLTYLAASIALSTSLVSLLKSWTAMDCPWDLSRYGGTQAMIGLFESRHGIAASGCFPAGHASAGYAWVALYFCALSLRPAWRFTGLFAGLAAGLIFGIAQQLRGAHFLSHDLWSLAVCWVSALALYCVMLARPHRARGLMLQSGDAA; from the coding sequence ATGAGCACGCTTCCCGTCCATGCGCCAGTTCTGGTGCGCATCGCCCCTGATGTGGGGGCGCGTTTTTTTGTTCGCCATCTATGGATGCCGCTGACAGGTGTGCTGTTGCTCAGCGCATTGTTGATGGGCGCCGGTGGCGACCAGTGGATTGCCGATGTGCTGTATCGCCTGGAAGGCGGGCAATGGCTGCTCAAGGAGCATTGGTTTACCAGCGGCGTGGTGCATCGCGCCGGCAAATGGTTGAGCACGACCGCCGGAGTTTGCGTGTTACTGCTGGCTGTGGCCGCTTGGCTTACTCCACGCATGCGTGCATTGCGTTGGCCGCTGACGTATCTCGCCGCATCGATCGCATTGTCGACCTCGCTGGTGTCGCTACTTAAATCATGGACAGCGATGGATTGCCCCTGGGATCTGAGCCGTTATGGCGGTACGCAGGCAATGATCGGGTTATTTGAATCGCGCCATGGCATTGCTGCGTCCGGTTGCTTTCCTGCCGGCCATGCAAGCGCCGGCTATGCGTGGGTGGCGCTGTATTTTTGTGCGCTGTCTCTACGTCCCGCATGGCGCTTTACAGGTTTATTCGCAGGTCTAGCAGCAGGTCTCATTTTCGGTATTGCACAACAACTGCGCGGCGCGCATTTTCTCTCGCACGACCTGTGGTCGTTGGCGGTGTGTTGGGTGAGCGCACTGGCACTTTACTGCGTGATGCTGGCTCGGCCGCATCGCGCGCGTGGTTTGATGTTGCAATCGGGGGATGCAGCATGA
- a CDS encoding phosphoethanolamine transferase, producing the protein MSTWLPEPQGQARPRALTWSTRPTVSTETLVLLSSLFFALVCNQLFWRTAMATHPGSIGFAISLMTLLLAVHALLLGLLVWRWNAKPLLTVLLFTTALAAHYMDSYNVYLDADMLRNVLHTDHKESRELLTPGLILPLVCYFLIPTTLLWRTRLRARSTGKSLAIRAGFLLLVAVVGAAGTMLSFQDISALMRNHREVRYLATPINYIVALRQNLKSDSPIKHAPKQPIEHDAMATPRAAGSRPRLLLVVLGETARAQNWGLNGYARQTTPELAQAGVINFPDMHSCGTSTEVSVPCMFSPFGRRDYNEDMIRGHQSLLHVLDHAGISTLWRDNQSGCKGVCDGLELQKLDDATTPGLCADGRCMDEILLSDLAAQVRAKPGDRVVVLHQLGSHGPSYFERYPAQFERFKPVCKTADLGSCSRQDIVNAYDNSIGYTDHFLDQAIHTLRGLQDYDTAMIYVSDHGESLGEKGLYLHGVPYAIAPKEQTHVPMVMWFSPEFARDRGLDETCLRHRAGQYTDHDALFPSILGLMQVKTSVYARERDLFAQCAG; encoded by the coding sequence ATGAGTACCTGGCTACCGGAGCCGCAAGGGCAAGCGCGCCCGCGTGCGCTGACCTGGAGTACCCGGCCGACCGTATCGACCGAGACACTGGTCCTGCTGTCGAGCCTGTTTTTCGCCCTGGTGTGCAACCAGCTGTTCTGGCGCACGGCGATGGCGACGCATCCAGGCAGCATTGGATTTGCCATCTCGTTGATGACGCTGCTGCTGGCCGTGCATGCATTGCTGTTGGGCTTGCTGGTCTGGCGCTGGAATGCGAAACCGCTACTGACGGTGCTGCTGTTCACCACCGCATTGGCTGCGCATTACATGGACAGCTACAACGTCTATCTGGATGCGGACATGCTGCGCAACGTCCTGCATACCGACCACAAGGAATCGCGCGAACTGCTCACCCCTGGCTTGATCCTGCCGCTAGTGTGCTACTTCCTGATCCCCACAACGCTGTTGTGGCGCACCCGGTTGCGCGCACGCAGCACCGGCAAGTCGCTGGCGATTCGCGCCGGCTTTCTGCTGCTAGTGGCAGTGGTGGGCGCGGCCGGCACCATGCTGTCGTTCCAGGATATTTCCGCGTTGATGCGCAATCACCGCGAGGTGCGTTACCTGGCCACGCCGATCAATTACATCGTGGCGTTGCGACAAAACCTGAAATCCGATTCGCCGATCAAGCACGCGCCCAAGCAGCCGATCGAACACGATGCTATGGCCACGCCACGGGCTGCCGGCAGCCGCCCACGTTTGCTACTGGTGGTACTGGGCGAAACCGCGCGTGCGCAGAACTGGGGCCTTAATGGTTACGCCCGCCAGACCACGCCCGAGTTGGCGCAGGCCGGGGTGATCAACTTCCCGGACATGCATTCGTGCGGCACCAGCACCGAAGTCTCGGTGCCCTGCATGTTCTCGCCGTTTGGCCGGCGCGATTACAACGAAGACATGATCCGCGGCCATCAGTCGCTGCTGCATGTACTCGATCACGCCGGCATTTCCACACTGTGGCGCGACAACCAGTCTGGCTGCAAGGGCGTGTGCGATGGCCTGGAGCTTCAGAAGCTGGACGATGCCACCACACCGGGATTATGTGCCGACGGCCGCTGCATGGACGAGATTCTGCTCAGCGACCTGGCCGCACAGGTGCGCGCCAAGCCAGGCGATCGCGTGGTGGTGCTGCATCAACTGGGCAGCCATGGACCGAGTTACTTCGAACGCTACCCGGCGCAATTCGAACGCTTCAAACCCGTTTGCAAAACCGCCGATCTGGGCAGCTGCAGCCGCCAGGACATCGTCAACGCCTACGACAATTCCATCGGCTATACCGATCACTTTCTCGATCAGGCCATCCACACGCTGCGCGGTTTGCAGGATTACGACACCGCGATGATCTACGTCTCCGATCACGGCGAATCACTCGGCGAAAAAGGCCTGTATCTGCATGGCGTGCCGTATGCGATCGCGCCCAAGGAACAGACCCACGTGCCGATGGTGATGTGGTTCTCGCCGGAATTCGCGCGCGATCGCGGCCTGGATGAGACCTGCCTGCGCCACCGCGCCGGTCAGTACACCGATCACGATGCCTTGTTCCCCTCCATCCTGGGTTTGATGCAGGTCAAGACCAGTGTCTATGCACGCGAGCGCGATCTGTTTGCACAATGCGCAGGATGA
- a CDS encoding M2 family metallopeptidase: MNLRLLLLALTVAAGTLSLSACRQDAAPPAKPAATKAAPAESADQFVARISAEYKAAYPELTAAQWLSSTYINGDSQLLAAKANERQLAQLDRWIEQSKQYTGLPMSADSARALKLLTLMSALPAPRDPTKLAELTQIAAKMEGDYGAARYCIGEGEQRRCRQLGELEQVLARSRDYNEQLDAWQGWHATAQPMRKDYQRFVELANEGARGLGFADVGVLWRSGYDMPPAQLASETDRLWEQVKPLYAQLQCYARGKLDTQYGKDKGEVAGGMLPAHLMGNMWQQDWSNLWDLLQPYPGAGDLDITAALEKQYQGNLSAVLARNVANTGEGGSGARFQAEREAQLRTAKQMTERAQEFYTSLGMPKLPDTYWQRSQFIKPLDRDVVCHASAWDMNMGGEANQNIGADVRTKMCINPTEEDFTTIYHELGHIYYDLAYNPLPPLFQNGANDGFHEAIGDTIVLAMTPKYLQSIGMVGEQQTGREALINSQMRMALSKVAFLPFGLMIDRWRWGVFDGSITPEHYNQAWWELKAKYQGVAPASARGEEFFDAGAKYHVPGNTPYTRYFLAHILQFQFYKGLCEAAGHQGPLYECSFYGNKDAGQKFWSMLQRGSSQPWQTTLKELTGSDRLDAGPMLEYFAPMNEWLKQQNQGQLCGWQATAPAAAANAPAPAATR, translated from the coding sequence GTGAATCTTCGTTTGCTTTTGCTGGCATTGACTGTCGCTGCCGGCACCCTGTCATTGTCGGCCTGCCGCCAGGATGCGGCCCCGCCGGCCAAACCCGCCGCCACCAAGGCCGCGCCTGCCGAAAGCGCCGACCAGTTCGTTGCGCGCATCAGCGCCGAATACAAAGCCGCATATCCGGAGCTCACCGCAGCGCAGTGGCTGTCGTCGACCTATATCAATGGCGACTCGCAGTTGCTGGCCGCCAAGGCCAACGAACGCCAGCTGGCGCAGCTGGATCGCTGGATCGAACAATCCAAGCAATACACCGGCCTGCCGATGTCGGCAGACAGCGCGCGCGCGCTGAAATTACTGACATTGATGAGCGCCCTGCCCGCCCCACGCGATCCGACAAAACTGGCCGAACTGACCCAGATTGCCGCCAAGATGGAAGGCGATTACGGCGCGGCGCGTTACTGCATCGGCGAGGGCGAGCAGCGCCGCTGCCGCCAGTTGGGCGAGCTGGAACAAGTGTTGGCGCGCAGCCGCGACTACAACGAACAACTCGACGCCTGGCAAGGTTGGCACGCCACCGCGCAACCCATGCGCAAGGATTACCAGCGCTTTGTCGAGCTCGCTAACGAGGGCGCGCGCGGCTTGGGCTTTGCCGATGTGGGTGTGCTGTGGCGCAGTGGTTACGACATGCCGCCAGCGCAGCTTGCCAGCGAAACCGACCGTCTGTGGGAGCAGGTCAAACCGCTGTACGCGCAACTGCAATGCTACGCACGCGGCAAGCTCGATACGCAGTATGGCAAGGACAAGGGCGAGGTCGCCGGCGGCATGTTGCCCGCGCATCTGATGGGCAACATGTGGCAGCAGGACTGGAGCAACCTGTGGGATCTGCTGCAACCGTATCCGGGCGCCGGCGATCTGGACATCACCGCTGCGCTGGAAAAACAATACCAGGGCAATCTGAGCGCGGTGCTGGCACGCAACGTAGCCAATACCGGCGAAGGCGGTAGCGGCGCACGCTTCCAGGCCGAACGCGAAGCGCAACTGCGCACCGCAAAACAGATGACCGAACGCGCGCAGGAGTTCTACACCTCGCTCGGCATGCCCAAACTTCCCGACACCTATTGGCAACGCTCGCAGTTCATCAAACCGCTGGATCGCGACGTAGTCTGTCACGCCAGCGCGTGGGACATGAACATGGGCGGCGAGGCAAACCAGAACATCGGCGCGGACGTGCGTACCAAGATGTGCATCAACCCGACCGAAGAAGACTTCACCACCATCTATCACGAGCTTGGCCACATCTATTACGACCTGGCCTATAACCCGCTGCCGCCGCTGTTTCAGAATGGCGCCAACGATGGTTTCCACGAAGCGATCGGCGACACCATCGTGCTGGCGATGACGCCCAAGTATCTGCAGTCGATCGGCATGGTGGGCGAACAGCAAACCGGCCGCGAGGCGCTGATCAATTCGCAGATGCGCATGGCGCTGAGCAAGGTCGCCTTCTTGCCGTTCGGCTTGATGATCGACCGCTGGCGCTGGGGTGTGTTCGATGGCTCGATCACGCCCGAGCATTACAACCAGGCCTGGTGGGAACTCAAGGCCAAGTACCAGGGCGTCGCGCCGGCAAGCGCGCGCGGCGAAGAGTTCTTCGATGCCGGCGCCAAGTACCATGTGCCCGGCAATACGCCGTACACACGTTATTTTCTCGCGCACATCCTGCAGTTCCAGTTCTACAAGGGCCTGTGCGAAGCCGCCGGCCATCAGGGGCCGCTGTACGAATGTAGCTTTTACGGCAACAAGGACGCCGGGCAGAAATTCTGGTCGATGTTGCAGCGTGGCTCCAGCCAACCGTGGCAGACCACGTTGAAGGAACTCACCGGCAGCGACCGCCTGGATGCCGGCCCGATGCTGGAATATTTCGCACCGATGAACGAGTGGTTGAAGCAGCAGAATCAGGGGCAATTATGTGGCTGGCAAGCAACTGCTCCCGCTGCCGCCGCCAACGCGCCTGCGCCTGCCGCAACGCGCTGA
- a CDS encoding XVIPCD domain-containing protein — protein sequence MSNASTGPDPHNADRNKQVIDDANDQAFDPIYSSKNSEFSVEVGGNTTEVNLAEHSVKSSQTSEQSNGSKTQALGENSLRTSSALGLGKLSDADAKTTTFNLEADARTGQQQSLQTKLGDGKLNIEASVSAGQRMRYSLTLPGVDQPAEAATRVNPLQPESLPIGARAVMDTQTYTQRDASASLQHLSMQSEITEASGRSYLIERVDERHVRVVTGPNAAIEAVNAVGVKVGPAQALLGRADALGQSQVHSAQFDLADPRALAAIGDFVREGKIAPGVPGVDELQTVERISFSSQQRLQLELGPLSADLAGNRNEGSQVRISTPGQDGYTVVQQLQYGGNVPLTIVRQYDGNETERVQERSYRFEIDGDVAAPGLMQRLGGRNEASEEKAIAQNLNSALSGEMVGTGAIKPGQKTTLAFSEVQMQALMEQTQASVEASKIGGSSLSSLVGDRNAPPQSPEHFAIAMARNVGGEPYAFVERLQRIADGADGKYDGQLQRIDTEALPRQAPATTAASDPRHPANPDHALLKQCTAAVEQLETARGRVPDADSERLAMGALVTAREHGLQRVDHVVLGHDPARGFVVEGALDSPAHLRASFDAQAAQQTPLESSMQRLQAVQAEQDRHATAREQAPQQEPSPHAPSR from the coding sequence ATGAGCAACGCCTCAACCGGCCCGGACCCGCACAACGCGGACCGCAACAAGCAGGTCATCGACGACGCAAACGATCAAGCGTTCGACCCCATCTACAGCAGCAAGAACAGCGAATTCTCGGTGGAAGTGGGTGGCAACACCACGGAGGTCAACCTTGCAGAACACTCGGTCAAGTCTTCGCAAACCAGCGAGCAGAGCAACGGCAGTAAAACCCAGGCCTTGGGCGAGAACAGCCTGCGCACCAGCAGCGCGCTAGGCCTGGGCAAGCTCAGCGATGCCGACGCCAAGACCACCACCTTCAACCTCGAGGCCGACGCGCGCACCGGCCAGCAGCAAAGCCTGCAGACCAAGCTCGGCGACGGCAAGTTGAACATCGAAGCAAGCGTCAGTGCCGGGCAGCGCATGCGCTATTCACTGACGCTGCCCGGTGTCGACCAGCCTGCAGAGGCTGCCACCCGCGTCAATCCGCTGCAGCCGGAGAGCCTGCCGATCGGCGCACGCGCGGTGATGGACACGCAGACCTACACCCAGCGCGACGCCTCGGCGAGTCTGCAACACCTCAGCATGCAGAGCGAGATCACCGAAGCCAGCGGCCGCAGCTACCTGATCGAGCGCGTGGACGAGCGCCACGTGCGTGTGGTGACCGGGCCTAACGCAGCCATCGAGGCAGTGAACGCGGTTGGCGTCAAGGTGGGACCGGCGCAGGCCCTGCTTGGGCGTGCCGACGCGCTGGGCCAGTCGCAGGTGCACAGCGCGCAGTTCGACCTCGCCGATCCGCGTGCGCTCGCGGCCATCGGCGACTTCGTGCGCGAGGGCAAGATTGCACCGGGCGTGCCGGGCGTCGATGAGCTACAGACGGTGGAGCGGATCAGTTTCAGCTCGCAGCAGCGTCTGCAGCTGGAATTGGGCCCGCTCAGTGCCGATCTGGCCGGCAACCGCAACGAAGGCAGCCAGGTGCGCATCAGTACACCGGGCCAGGACGGCTACACCGTCGTGCAGCAGCTGCAATACGGCGGCAACGTGCCGCTGACGATCGTGCGCCAGTACGACGGCAACGAGACCGAACGCGTGCAGGAACGCAGCTACCGCTTCGAGATCGACGGCGATGTCGCCGCGCCCGGGCTGATGCAGCGCCTGGGTGGCCGCAACGAGGCCAGCGAGGAAAAGGCGATCGCGCAGAATCTCAACAGCGCGCTGAGCGGCGAGATGGTGGGCACCGGTGCGATCAAGCCGGGGCAGAAGACCACGCTGGCATTCAGCGAGGTGCAGATGCAGGCGCTGATGGAGCAGACCCAGGCCAGCGTCGAGGCCAGCAAGATCGGCGGCAGCTCGCTGAGCTCGCTGGTCGGCGACCGCAACGCCCCGCCGCAGTCGCCCGAACACTTCGCGATCGCAATGGCCCGCAATGTGGGCGGCGAGCCTTATGCGTTCGTCGAGCGGCTGCAGCGCATTGCCGACGGCGCCGATGGAAAATACGACGGCCAGTTGCAGCGCATCGACACCGAAGCGCTGCCGCGCCAGGCGCCTGCGACAACCGCGGCTTCGGATCCGCGCCATCCGGCCAATCCGGACCATGCGCTGCTGAAGCAATGCACCGCAGCGGTAGAGCAACTGGAGACCGCGCGCGGCCGCGTGCCCGATGCGGACAGCGAGCGCCTGGCAATGGGAGCCCTTGTCACCGCGCGCGAACATGGGCTACAGCGCGTGGACCACGTGGTGCTCGGCCATGACCCGGCCCGGGGCTTCGTCGTCGAGGGAGCGCTCGATTCGCCCGCGCACCTGCGCGCAAGCTTCGATGCCCAGGCCGCGCAGCAAACGCCGCTGGAGAGCAGCATGCAGCGCTTGCAGGCCGTACAGGCCGAGCAAGACCGCCACGCCACCGCACGCGAGCAGGCGCCGCAACAGGAACCGTCGCCGCACGCGCCTTCGCGCTGA